Proteins encoded together in one Salmo trutta chromosome 3, fSalTru1.1, whole genome shotgun sequence window:
- the LOC115183919 gene encoding platelet-activating factor acetylhydrolase IB subunit gamma isoform X2, translating into MEVGTDKVMSSGDSNPAATPTPGVDTQGDGRWMSLHNHFVSNSKDKEPDVLFVGDSLVQLLHQFEVWRDLFSPLHALNFGVEGDATQHVLWRLSNGELDHISPKVVVLWVGTNNHGHTAEQICGGIMAIVQLIKDKLPKAYTLVLGVLPRGKMPNSLRERNAQVNKLVQEAVSSLPHTSLLNVDPGFVHSDGSISHQDLYDYLHLTPQGYQAVCQPLHAHLKSLLEKQAEN; encoded by the exons ATGGAAGTTGGG ACAGACAAAGTGATGAGCTCAGGAGACTCCAACCCCGCCGCCACACCCACTCCTGGTGTGGACACCCAGGGAGATGGGCGATGGATGTCTTTG CATAACCACTTTGTGTCTAACAGCAAGGACAAGGAACCTGATGTCCTGTTTGTAGGAGACTCTCTTGTCCAGCTCTTGCACCAGTTTGAG GTGTGGCGAGACCTGTTTTCCCCTCTCCACGCTCTCAACTTTGGGGTGGAAGGTGATGCAACACAGCATGTCTTGTGGAGATTGAGCAATGGAGAGTTGGACCACATCAGCCCAAAG GTTGTGGTGCTGTGGGTGGGCACCAATAATCATGGTCACACTGCAGAACAGATCTGTGGAGGCATCATGGCCATAGTCCAACTCATCAAGGACAAGCTGCCGAAGGCTTACACTCTCGTACTG GGAGTGCTGCCCAGGGGTAAGATGCCCAACTCCCTGCGGGAGAGGAACGCCCAGGTCAACAAGCTGGTTCAGGAGGCTGtgtcctctctcccccacacCTCCCTTCTCAACGTGGACCCCGGCTTTGTGCACTCGGACGGCAGCATCTCCCACCAGGACCTATATGACTACCTCCACCTCACCCCTCAGGGCTACCAGGCTGTGTGCCAGCCGCTACATGCCCACCTCAAGAGCCTGCTGGAGAAACAGGCTGAAAACTGA
- the LOC115183919 gene encoding platelet-activating factor acetylhydrolase IB subunit gamma isoform X5 has protein sequence MLMHHIANASLTDKVMSSGDSNPAATPTPGVDTQGDGRWMSLHNHFVSNSKDKEPDVLFVGDSLVQLLHQFEVWRDLFSPLHALNFGVEGDATQHVLWRLSNGELDHISPKVVVLWVGTNNHGHTAEQICGGIMAIVQLIKDKLPKAYTLVLPPVLSCMFPTTGSAAQG, from the exons ATGTTGATGCACCACATTGCCAATGCATCATTG ACAGACAAAGTGATGAGCTCAGGAGACTCCAACCCCGCCGCCACACCCACTCCTGGTGTGGACACCCAGGGAGATGGGCGATGGATGTCTTTG CATAACCACTTTGTGTCTAACAGCAAGGACAAGGAACCTGATGTCCTGTTTGTAGGAGACTCTCTTGTCCAGCTCTTGCACCAGTTTGAG GTGTGGCGAGACCTGTTTTCCCCTCTCCACGCTCTCAACTTTGGGGTGGAAGGTGATGCAACACAGCATGTCTTGTGGAGATTGAGCAATGGAGAGTTGGACCACATCAGCCCAAAG GTTGTGGTGCTGTGGGTGGGCACCAATAATCATGGTCACACTGCAGAACAGATCTGTGGAGGCATCATGGCCATAGTCCAACTCATCAAGGACAAGCTGCCGAAGGCTTACACTCTCGTACTG cctcctgtgctatCATGTATGTTTCCAACCACAGGGAGTGCTGCCCAGGGGTAA
- the LOC115183919 gene encoding platelet-activating factor acetylhydrolase IB subunit gamma isoform X4 — translation MLMHHIANASLTDKVMSSGDSNPAATPTPGVDTQGDGRWMSLHNHFVSNSKDKEPDVLFVGDSLVQLLHQFEVWRDLFSPLHALNFGVEGDATQHVLWRLSNGELDHISPKVVVLWVGTNNHGHTAEQICGGIMAIVQLIKDKLPKAYTLVLQPPVLSCMFPTTGSAAQG, via the exons ATGTTGATGCACCACATTGCCAATGCATCATTG ACAGACAAAGTGATGAGCTCAGGAGACTCCAACCCCGCCGCCACACCCACTCCTGGTGTGGACACCCAGGGAGATGGGCGATGGATGTCTTTG CATAACCACTTTGTGTCTAACAGCAAGGACAAGGAACCTGATGTCCTGTTTGTAGGAGACTCTCTTGTCCAGCTCTTGCACCAGTTTGAG GTGTGGCGAGACCTGTTTTCCCCTCTCCACGCTCTCAACTTTGGGGTGGAAGGTGATGCAACACAGCATGTCTTGTGGAGATTGAGCAATGGAGAGTTGGACCACATCAGCCCAAAG GTTGTGGTGCTGTGGGTGGGCACCAATAATCATGGTCACACTGCAGAACAGATCTGTGGAGGCATCATGGCCATAGTCCAACTCATCAAGGACAAGCTGCCGAAGGCTTACACTCTCGTACTG cagcctcctgtgctatCATGTATGTTTCCAACCACAGGGAGTGCTGCCCAGGGGTAA
- the LOC115183919 gene encoding platelet-activating factor acetylhydrolase IB subunit gamma isoform X1 produces the protein MLMHHIANASLTDKVMSSGDSNPAATPTPGVDTQGDGRWMSLHNHFVSNSKDKEPDVLFVGDSLVQLLHQFEVWRDLFSPLHALNFGVEGDATQHVLWRLSNGELDHISPKVVVLWVGTNNHGHTAEQICGGIMAIVQLIKDKLPKAYTLVLGVLPRGKMPNSLRERNAQVNKLVQEAVSSLPHTSLLNVDPGFVHSDGSISHQDLYDYLHLTPQGYQAVCQPLHAHLKSLLEKQAEN, from the exons ATGTTGATGCACCACATTGCCAATGCATCATTG ACAGACAAAGTGATGAGCTCAGGAGACTCCAACCCCGCCGCCACACCCACTCCTGGTGTGGACACCCAGGGAGATGGGCGATGGATGTCTTTG CATAACCACTTTGTGTCTAACAGCAAGGACAAGGAACCTGATGTCCTGTTTGTAGGAGACTCTCTTGTCCAGCTCTTGCACCAGTTTGAG GTGTGGCGAGACCTGTTTTCCCCTCTCCACGCTCTCAACTTTGGGGTGGAAGGTGATGCAACACAGCATGTCTTGTGGAGATTGAGCAATGGAGAGTTGGACCACATCAGCCCAAAG GTTGTGGTGCTGTGGGTGGGCACCAATAATCATGGTCACACTGCAGAACAGATCTGTGGAGGCATCATGGCCATAGTCCAACTCATCAAGGACAAGCTGCCGAAGGCTTACACTCTCGTACTG GGAGTGCTGCCCAGGGGTAAGATGCCCAACTCCCTGCGGGAGAGGAACGCCCAGGTCAACAAGCTGGTTCAGGAGGCTGtgtcctctctcccccacacCTCCCTTCTCAACGTGGACCCCGGCTTTGTGCACTCGGACGGCAGCATCTCCCACCAGGACCTATATGACTACCTCCACCTCACCCCTCAGGGCTACCAGGCTGTGTGCCAGCCGCTACATGCCCACCTCAAGAGCCTGCTGGAGAAACAGGCTGAAAACTGA
- the LOC115183919 gene encoding platelet-activating factor acetylhydrolase IB subunit gamma isoform X3, whose amino-acid sequence MSSGDSNPAATPTPGVDTQGDGRWMSLHNHFVSNSKDKEPDVLFVGDSLVQLLHQFEVWRDLFSPLHALNFGVEGDATQHVLWRLSNGELDHISPKVVVLWVGTNNHGHTAEQICGGIMAIVQLIKDKLPKAYTLVLGVLPRGKMPNSLRERNAQVNKLVQEAVSSLPHTSLLNVDPGFVHSDGSISHQDLYDYLHLTPQGYQAVCQPLHAHLKSLLEKQAEN is encoded by the exons ATGAGCTCAGGAGACTCCAACCCCGCCGCCACACCCACTCCTGGTGTGGACACCCAGGGAGATGGGCGATGGATGTCTTTG CATAACCACTTTGTGTCTAACAGCAAGGACAAGGAACCTGATGTCCTGTTTGTAGGAGACTCTCTTGTCCAGCTCTTGCACCAGTTTGAG GTGTGGCGAGACCTGTTTTCCCCTCTCCACGCTCTCAACTTTGGGGTGGAAGGTGATGCAACACAGCATGTCTTGTGGAGATTGAGCAATGGAGAGTTGGACCACATCAGCCCAAAG GTTGTGGTGCTGTGGGTGGGCACCAATAATCATGGTCACACTGCAGAACAGATCTGTGGAGGCATCATGGCCATAGTCCAACTCATCAAGGACAAGCTGCCGAAGGCTTACACTCTCGTACTG GGAGTGCTGCCCAGGGGTAAGATGCCCAACTCCCTGCGGGAGAGGAACGCCCAGGTCAACAAGCTGGTTCAGGAGGCTGtgtcctctctcccccacacCTCCCTTCTCAACGTGGACCCCGGCTTTGTGCACTCGGACGGCAGCATCTCCCACCAGGACCTATATGACTACCTCCACCTCACCCCTCAGGGCTACCAGGCTGTGTGCCAGCCGCTACATGCCCACCTCAAGAGCCTGCTGGAGAAACAGGCTGAAAACTGA